Proteins encoded by one window of Vidua chalybeata isolate OUT-0048 chromosome 8, bVidCha1 merged haplotype, whole genome shotgun sequence:
- the ZNF365 gene encoding protein ZNF365, producing MQQTARDEGGHPWPEPLGSVSLPFRCPRCGDHTRFRSLSSLRVHLEYSHSFQESSLLARSSLFSPLKDVELVSPPEPAAQGSPGSPGGVAAQPAGPYLNLGGASCGSGKGEQPRELAAERPGSYLANYVSAESPSEVSKPGLPATDSKASFEAHVREKFNRMVEAVDKTIEKRIDKLTKELSQKTAELLEVRAAFVQLSQKKQEVQRRERALSRQVDVAVEMIAALKQRLSESEEELHRKEEEVVTFNHFLEEAAEKEVRGKARLQHFIENLLQRVDLAERQLEYYQNQQMVCNHTDISEHVFTDISLNKKPRCLSRGSQHASYNIPDAKPHSFQKGRILLKKAKDEKASLQPVKCFYEPVDCPREIWRAQKKGEPVCSARKVSAKSKMGKKAKPLQER from the exons ATGCAACAGACAGCCCGGGATGAAGGCGGGCACCCCTGGCCGGAGCCGCTCGGCAGCGTTAGCCTCCCCTTCCGCTGCCCGCGATGCGGCGACCACACCAGGTTCCGGAGCCTCTCCTCGCTGCGGGTGCACCTGGAGTACAGCCACAGCTTCCAGGAGAGCAGCCtcctggccaggagcagcctgttctCCCCGCTGAAGGACGTGGAGCTGGTGTCTCCGCCGGAGCCcgcagcccagggcagcccgggcagccccggcgGCGTTGCCGCGCAGCCCGCGGGGCCCTACCTGAACTTGGGCGGCGCGTCCTGCGGGAGCGGCAAGGGCGAGCAGCCGCGGGAGCTGGCAGCGGAGCGGCCCGGCTCCTACCTGGCCAACTATGTGTCGGCTGAGTCTCCCAGCGAGGTTTCCAAACCCGGCCTCCCCGCCACTGATTCCAAAGCCTCCTTCGAGGCACACGTCAGAGAAAAGTTTAACAGGATGGTAGAGGCCGTGGACAAAACGATCGAGAAGCGGATCGACAAGCTTACCAAAGAGCTGTCCCAGAAGACGgcggagctgctggaggtgcgGGCAGCGTTCGTGCAGCTGTCCCAGAAGAAGCAGGAGGTGCAGCGGCGAGAGCGGGCCCTGAGCCGGCAGGTGGATGTGGCGGTGGAGATGATCGCAGCCTTGAAGCAGCGGCTCAGCGAGTCCGAGGAGGAGCTTCACCGGAAAGAGGA AGAAGTTGTTACTTTCAACCACTTcctggaagaagcagcagaaaaagaagtgcGGGGGAAAGCCAGGCTCCAGCACTTCATCGAGAACCTGTTGCAGCGCGTGGATCTGGCAGAAAGGCAGCTAGAATATTACCAAAACCAGCAGATGGTGTGCAACCACACTGACATCAGCGAGCACGTG TTTACAGACATTTCATTAAATAAGAAACCCAGATGCCT GAGCCGAGGGAGTCAACACGCTTCATATAACATCCCTGATGCAAAGCCTCATTCCTTTCAAAAAGGAAGGATCCTGttgaaaaaagcaaaggatGAAAAAGCCAGCTTGCAGCCAGTGAAATGCTTCTATGAACCTGTTGATTGCCCAAGAGAAATATGGAGAGCACAAAAGAAGGGTGAGCCAGTCTGCTCTGCCAGGAAAGTGAGTGCAAAATCAAAGATGGGTAAGAAGGCCAAACCGCTACAGGAACGGTGA